A section of the Coprothermobacter sp. genome encodes:
- a CDS encoding TIGR00266 family protein has translation MQYKIMYQPSYSLLELQLDPSESVIAESDAMVSMTPNVKMETGAKGGLFGALKRAVGGESLFQNTFTAQDGPGAVTFAPTMVGDIAAREMRGESLFVQSGSFLVSSPSIELDTKWGGARTFFSKEGLFVLKATGVGMLFMSSYGAIHAVTLAPGEQLVMDTGHMVAFDATMGYHVRTVGGLKQTLFSGEGLVVDLTGPGTIYMQTRNFGAFVNYLVPKLPFKRD, from the coding sequence ATGCAATACAAGATCATGTATCAGCCGTCCTACTCCTTGCTCGAATTGCAGCTCGACCCGTCTGAGTCTGTCATCGCTGAATCGGATGCCATGGTCAGCATGACGCCGAATGTCAAGATGGAAACCGGTGCGAAGGGTGGCCTGTTTGGCGCACTGAAGCGCGCCGTCGGGGGTGAGAGCCTGTTTCAGAACACCTTTACGGCACAGGATGGACCTGGGGCCGTGACGTTCGCCCCGACCATGGTGGGCGACATCGCAGCCCGTGAGATGAGGGGCGAGAGCCTGTTCGTCCAGTCCGGCTCATTCCTTGTGTCTTCTCCGTCAATCGAGCTCGATACCAAGTGGGGCGGAGCCCGGACGTTCTTTTCCAAGGAGGGGTTATTTGTGCTGAAAGCGACCGGCGTGGGCATGCTCTTCATGTCCAGCTACGGTGCCATCCATGCGGTCACACTTGCTCCAGGAGAGCAGCTGGTCATGGACACTGGCCATATGGTTGCCTTCGACGCGACGATGGGGTACCACGTCCGGACGGTCGGAGGTCTGAAGCAGACGCTGTTCTCCGGTGAGGGTCTGGTCGTAGATCTCACCGGACCGGGCACGATCTATATGCAGACGCGCAACTTCGGAGCTTTCGTGAATTATCTGGTCCCCAAGCTGCCCTTCAAACGCGACTGA
- a CDS encoding osmotically inducible protein OsmC has translation MAGDNMLHAEVHQTEGLTFVARGPSNHWVVLDTSESGGGHGAGSNPMELLLMALGGCTGMDIVSILAKMKESYAGFCVELSGERAEEHPHRFTRICVDYYLTSDSVLTENVAKAVRLSAKKYCSVGGTLAPSVALVHRYHIIRGTGEETGEVV, from the coding sequence ATGGCTGGAGACAATATGTTGCACGCCGAAGTTCATCAGACGGAAGGACTCACATTTGTGGCACGCGGTCCTTCCAATCACTGGGTCGTTCTGGACACGTCCGAATCGGGTGGCGGTCACGGGGCGGGGTCCAATCCTATGGAACTGCTACTGATGGCACTTGGCGGATGCACAGGGATGGACATCGTGTCGATCCTTGCCAAGATGAAAGAATCATACGCGGGATTCTGCGTCGAGCTGTCCGGCGAACGTGCGGAGGAGCACCCCCACCGGTTCACCCGCATCTGCGTCGACTACTACCTGACCAGTGACAGTGTTCTTACAGAGAACGTTGCCAAGGCGGTCCGGCTGTCCGCCAAGAAGTACTGCTCCGTCGGCGGGACACTGGCTCCCAGTGTTGCCCTGGTCCACAGGTATCACATCATCCGTGGCACGGGCGAGGAGACGGGCGAGGTCGTCTAA
- a CDS encoding DNA-binding response regulator — MRKILVVEDEENIRTLEKLYLQKEGYEPVLAATGREALRLFDEQKPDLVILDLMLPELSGEDVCREIRKKSTVPIIMVTAKSDEIQKLEGLEIGADDYVTKPFSPRELMARIKAALRRYDWERLADTAPVEKLVFKDIVVYPGKHRVVKAGKDIMLTPKEFEVFTLLVKANGEPVSRSSLIKEIYGGSDDEVFDRTIDAYIKNIRKKIQDDPGNPTYIESIYGVGYRILV; from the coding sequence ATGAGAAAGATACTGGTCGTCGAAGACGAAGAGAACATCCGTACGCTCGAGAAGCTCTATCTGCAGAAGGAAGGGTATGAACCCGTTCTGGCCGCGACCGGGCGCGAGGCATTGCGCCTGTTCGATGAGCAGAAACCTGATCTTGTGATCCTGGACCTCATGCTGCCCGAACTGAGCGGCGAGGACGTCTGCCGCGAAATCCGCAAGAAGTCGACGGTGCCGATCATTATGGTGACAGCCAAGAGTGACGAGATCCAGAAGCTGGAAGGCTTGGAGATCGGTGCCGATGACTATGTGACCAAACCCTTCAGCCCGCGCGAACTCATGGCCCGCATCAAGGCGGCGCTCAGGCGGTATGACTGGGAGCGTCTGGCCGATACGGCGCCGGTGGAGAAACTTGTCTTCAAGGATATCGTCGTCTATCCGGGCAAGCACCGCGTTGTCAAGGCAGGCAAGGACATCATGCTCACCCCCAAGGAATTCGAGGTGTTTACGCTGCTGGTCAAGGCCAACGGCGAACCCGTCTCGCGCTCCAGCCTCATCAAGGAAATCTACGGCGGCAGCGATGACGAAGTCTTCGACCGTACCATCGATGCCTACATCAAGAATATCCGCAAGAAAATCCAGGACGACCCCGGAAACCCGACATACATCGAATCCATCTACGGAGTCGGATACCGTATCCTGGTGTAA
- a CDS encoding oxidoreductase, translating into MDDIHFQQIDRVDAQGKACGTTAYMSDLSFPGMLYAWFVRSKYPHALIKSIDVSKAMALDGVVTVLTAADVTGFNGFGIVNPDMPVICSDKVRYMGDTVALVAATTERIAEQAAALVDVDYEVLPVVDDPIEALKPDAPKIHDKGNVCLHTLITKGDVEQGLREADVVIEHEYRTPRQAHVPLETESGVAVPEADGSLSMYAGSQYSFRDQLQLARILGMNPRMIRVYSNPVGGGFGSKDELTIQGGIALLAMKTGKPVKVFLSREESLVSGWKRHPFIIRMKTGFKSDGTMLANDVTCYEDKGAYSSLGGPILNLALEHASSLYRVPNTRHEGWAVFTNNGVCGAFRGFGVPQVLFAVESNMDEAAEKLGLDPVTIRRKNVLHQGEVSPIGHTLRTGVSMGLVLDGIEKSDLWQHREEYKKTDKPWLRRGVALALAPQGAGLGVGIPDYGGAYVDLDRDGNFTLRIGLVEYGQGTHTGFTQMAAGLLHVHPSRVRIVAGQTEGSVDTGPATASRSTYTASNAIAAAFHDFSAKVAGALDAKYHTGADAICEAKDGGMTTPVGFRTYEELAQEFSQESPLRGEGYFVWPTADREIPGAAGLPHWIYSFAAQAALVEVNTLTGETHLLRVATALDTGHTVNPQQVEGQIDGGVAQGEGFALFEDTLIAKGQVLTKNFSTYIIPTVRDVPEHEYIVLENPEGTSALGVRGIGEVVMVPIIPAVALAIHDATGVWVRQLPATPERVYQLLHPEL; encoded by the coding sequence ATGGACGATATCCATTTCCAGCAGATCGACAGGGTCGACGCACAGGGCAAGGCGTGCGGCACCACGGCGTACATGTCCGACCTCTCATTCCCGGGGATGCTGTATGCGTGGTTTGTGCGCAGCAAGTACCCGCATGCCCTCATCAAAAGCATCGATGTCAGCAAGGCGATGGCGCTGGACGGCGTCGTCACGGTGCTGACCGCAGCAGATGTGACCGGGTTCAACGGGTTCGGGATCGTCAATCCCGACATGCCGGTCATCTGCAGCGACAAGGTGCGGTACATGGGAGATACTGTGGCGCTGGTGGCTGCGACGACCGAACGCATCGCCGAGCAGGCTGCGGCTCTGGTCGACGTGGACTACGAAGTGCTGCCCGTCGTCGACGACCCCATCGAGGCGCTGAAGCCCGACGCTCCCAAGATCCACGACAAGGGCAACGTCTGCCTGCACACGCTCATCACCAAGGGCGACGTAGAACAGGGACTCCGCGAAGCGGACGTGGTCATCGAGCACGAATACCGGACGCCACGTCAGGCCCATGTGCCGCTGGAGACCGAATCTGGTGTGGCCGTACCGGAAGCCGACGGCTCGCTGTCGATGTATGCGGGTTCTCAGTATTCGTTCCGGGACCAGCTGCAGCTTGCCCGTATCCTGGGGATGAACCCCCGGATGATCCGGGTCTACAGCAACCCCGTGGGTGGCGGTTTCGGAAGCAAGGACGAGCTGACCATCCAGGGTGGCATCGCCCTGCTGGCCATGAAGACGGGCAAACCCGTCAAGGTCTTCCTCTCGCGCGAGGAATCGCTGGTGTCGGGCTGGAAACGCCATCCATTCATCATACGCATGAAAACCGGTTTCAAGAGCGACGGTACGATGCTGGCCAACGACGTTACCTGCTACGAAGACAAGGGTGCCTACTCGTCGCTCGGCGGGCCCATCCTCAACCTGGCGCTGGAACATGCTTCGTCCCTGTACCGCGTCCCCAACACGCGTCACGAGGGCTGGGCCGTGTTCACCAACAACGGTGTCTGTGGCGCGTTCCGCGGGTTCGGCGTGCCACAGGTCCTGTTTGCTGTGGAATCCAACATGGACGAGGCGGCGGAGAAGCTGGGTCTGGATCCGGTCACGATACGGCGGAAGAATGTCTTGCACCAGGGGGAGGTTTCGCCTATTGGCCATACCCTGCGCACTGGTGTTTCGATGGGCCTGGTCCTGGACGGCATCGAGAAGTCGGACCTGTGGCAGCACCGCGAGGAGTACAAGAAGACGGACAAGCCATGGCTCCGGCGCGGGGTCGCTCTGGCGCTGGCTCCGCAGGGAGCAGGCCTTGGGGTTGGGATTCCTGACTATGGCGGCGCGTACGTCGATCTCGACCGGGACGGCAACTTCACGCTGCGCATCGGCCTCGTGGAATACGGCCAGGGCACACATACCGGGTTCACACAGATGGCAGCAGGCTTGCTGCACGTTCATCCATCGCGTGTGCGGATTGTCGCCGGCCAGACCGAAGGTTCGGTCGACACGGGGCCCGCCACCGCTTCCCGCTCGACATACACAGCCTCGAACGCCATTGCCGCAGCGTTCCATGACTTCAGTGCCAAGGTGGCTGGCGCGCTCGATGCGAAGTATCATACGGGAGCGGATGCGATCTGTGAAGCGAAGGACGGCGGCATGACGACCCCGGTTGGTTTCCGGACCTATGAGGAACTGGCTCAGGAGTTTTCCCAGGAATCGCCGTTGCGCGGGGAGGGCTACTTTGTATGGCCGACCGCCGACAGGGAGATCCCCGGGGCTGCCGGGCTGCCACACTGGATCTACAGCTTCGCCGCCCAGGCGGCGCTGGTCGAAGTCAACACGTTGACCGGTGAAACCCACCTGCTCAGGGTCGCGACTGCACTGGATACAGGACACACGGTCAACCCACAGCAGGTCGAGGGGCAGATCGACGGCGGTGTTGCGCAGGGCGAGGGGTTCGCTCTGTTTGAGGACACGCTGATCGCCAAGGGGCAGGTCCTCACGAAGAACTTCTCCACCTACATCATCCCGACCGTCCGGGATGTTCCCGAGCACGAATACATTGTCTTGGAGAATCCAGAGGGAACCAGTGCCCTTGGGGTCCGAGGCATTGGCGAAGTGGTGATGGTCCCCATCATTCCAGCTGTCGCCCTGGCAATCCACGACGCCACAGGTGTCTGGGTGCGTCAGCTGCCCGCGACGCCCGAGCGCGTCTACCAGTTGCTGCATCCAGAATTGTAG
- a CDS encoding molybdopterin synthase sulfur carrier subunit: MNVKIRLFQDYKQYHDTPEYELELPAGTTAGEIVRQLGIKGPELAYLILILKGKRVYDEYVLQDGDELVFLAPIGGG; this comes from the coding sequence ATGAACGTTAAGATCAGGCTCTTTCAGGACTACAAGCAGTACCACGACACGCCCGAATACGAGCTGGAACTCCCGGCAGGGACGACGGCCGGGGAGATCGTGCGACAGCTTGGTATCAAGGGCCCTGAACTGGCGTACCTCATCCTCATCCTGAAGGGCAAGCGCGTGTACGACGAGTACGTCCTTCAGGACGGCGACGAGCTTGTGTTCTTGGCCCCTATCGGTGGTGGCTGA
- a CDS encoding xanthine dehydrogenase translates to MDSIYQYVAKLEQEGREFAICTVIDAQGSSPGRTSFKMVVLPDGAQHGTVGGGKLELTVLGEARDAIAEGKSRVVTFDLSQNGKDSLGMLCGGQATLYIEYVGSRPLLYIYGAGHVGRLLATFASLVGFEVTVLDDRSEFTTPDRIPDAHHFLTGDFVELVQTTTYGPQGYHVILTDKHVSDERVLKALLERKVDNRYIGMIGSRSKTLEVFRRLEAAGIGREDLARVYAPVGIDHGGQTAEEIALAICAELVATRHDRTLADSMKNRANVIGLLESKP, encoded by the coding sequence ATGGATTCCATCTATCAATATGTCGCGAAGCTCGAACAGGAGGGCCGCGAGTTCGCCATCTGCACGGTCATCGACGCCCAGGGCTCCTCTCCGGGGCGCACCAGCTTCAAGATGGTCGTCCTGCCCGACGGCGCCCAGCATGGGACCGTAGGTGGCGGCAAGCTGGAGTTGACCGTTCTGGGAGAGGCTCGCGACGCTATTGCCGAAGGAAAGTCACGCGTCGTCACCTTCGACCTGAGCCAGAATGGCAAGGACAGCCTCGGCATGCTGTGTGGCGGTCAGGCCACGCTGTACATCGAGTACGTGGGCAGTCGTCCGCTCCTCTATATCTATGGTGCCGGGCACGTCGGGCGCTTGCTGGCGACATTCGCCTCTCTCGTTGGTTTTGAAGTGACGGTGTTGGACGATCGGTCGGAGTTCACCACGCCTGATCGTATCCCCGACGCACACCACTTCCTGACCGGCGATTTCGTAGAACTGGTTCAGACGACCACCTATGGTCCGCAAGGGTATCATGTCATTCTCACGGACAAGCACGTGAGCGACGAGCGAGTGCTGAAGGCATTGTTGGAGCGCAAGGTGGACAACCGCTACATCGGGATGATCGGTTCCCGGTCAAAGACGCTTGAGGTCTTCCGCCGCCTTGAGGCTGCCGGCATTGGCAGGGAAGACCTTGCGCGCGTGTATGCCCCGGTTGGCATCGACCACGGAGGGCAGACTGCCGAGGAGATAGCACTTGCCATCTGCGCTGAACTCGTGGCCACGCGTCACGACCGCACCCTGGCCGATTCGATGAAGAACAGGGCGAACGTCATAGGACTCCTGGAGAGCAAACCATGA
- a CDS encoding (2Fe-2S)-binding protein, translating to MTSEVRVVMKVNGTEYHVTTQTCRTLAEVLREDLGLLGTKIGCNKGECGACTVIMNGRSVTSCLVLAVQAEGATITTIEGLAEGGKPSALEQAFVEEGAVQCGFCTPGMVMSAEALLIENPHPSEAEIETALEGNLCRCTGYKKIVAAVQKASQSRA from the coding sequence ATGACCAGTGAGGTACGTGTTGTCATGAAGGTCAACGGCACGGAGTATCATGTCACGACACAGACCTGCAGGACGCTCGCTGAAGTTTTGCGGGAGGACCTGGGGCTTCTCGGCACCAAGATCGGCTGCAACAAGGGCGAGTGTGGTGCATGTACGGTCATCATGAACGGCCGGTCGGTCACCAGCTGCCTCGTGCTGGCGGTGCAGGCAGAAGGAGCGACCATCACGACGATCGAGGGGCTGGCGGAGGGCGGGAAGCCGTCGGCGCTCGAGCAGGCGTTCGTCGAAGAGGGAGCTGTCCAGTGCGGTTTCTGCACACCGGGGATGGTCATGTCCGCAGAGGCGCTGCTCATCGAGAACCCGCATCCATCGGAAGCAGAGATAGAGACTGCCTTGGAGGGGAATCTCTGCCGTTGCACGGGCTACAAGAAGATCGTTGCCGCGGTGCAGAAGGCAAGTCAGAGCCGCGCATGA
- a CDS encoding integration host factor subunit alpha, with the protein MNKGELVARIAEMTKMTKKESEVMVNAFMDAVKEAMKKNDKVALVGFGTFGVKERKARKGVNPKTLKAITIPKKKAPFFKPGKALKDAIAKK; encoded by the coding sequence ATGAACAAGGGAGAACTTGTAGCCAGAATTGCCGAGATGACTAAGATGACCAAGAAGGAGTCCGAGGTCATGGTCAATGCGTTCATGGATGCCGTCAAGGAAGCCATGAAGAAGAACGACAAGGTCGCACTCGTTGGGTTCGGCACGTTCGGCGTCAAGGAGCGCAAGGCTCGCAAGGGCGTCAACCCCAAGACCCTCAAGGCCATCACCATTCCGAAAAAGAAGGCCCCCTTCTTCAAGCCCGGCAAGGCTCTGAAGGACGCCATCGCCAAGAAGTAG